In a single window of the Acinetobacter sp. CS-2 genome:
- a CDS encoding helix-turn-helix domain-containing protein: MRISQQYKFRLLPSQEQEILLNQAIGSASFVWNQILAKSF; this comes from the coding sequence ATGAGGATTTCACAACAATATAAATTCAGGCTTTTGCCTAGCCAAGAACAGGAAATATTGCTTAACCAAGCAATAGGTTCTGCTAGTTTTGTGTGGAATCAAATTCTCGCTAAATCATTTTAA